The following are encoded together in the Pygocentrus nattereri isolate fPygNat1 chromosome 3, fPygNat1.pri, whole genome shotgun sequence genome:
- the rragca gene encoding ras-related GTP binding Ca, which produces MSIQYEEPPLADSYGVADSFPKDFGYGEEEADIEDSPAPSDSKPRILLMGLRRSGKSSIQKVVFHKMSPNETLFLESTNKIYKDDISSSSFVNFQIWDFPGQVDFFDPTFDYEMIFRGTGALIFVIDAQDDYVEALGRLHLTVSRAYRVNPEINFEVFIHKVDGLSDDHKIETQRDIHQRANDDLADASLEKLHLSFYLTSIYDHSIFEAFSKVVQKLIPQLPTLENLLNIFISNSGIEKAFLFDVVSKIYIATDSSPVDMQSYELCCDMIDVVIDVSCIYGLKEDGSGSAYDKESMAIIKLNNTTVLYLKEVTKFLALVCILREESFERKGLIDYNFHCFRKAIHEVFEVGLSTPRMGLQAAGTPCMMKTVALNGTPRSTV; this is translated from the exons ATGTCGATTCAGTACGAGGAGCCGCCGCTGGCTGATAGCTACGGAGTTGCAGACTCTTTCCCTAAAGACTTCGGCTATGGAGAAGAGGAGGCCGACATCGAGGACAGCCCAGCACCTTCGGATAGCAAGCCGAGAATACTACTCATGGGTTTGCGGAGAAGCGGGAAGTCCTCCATTCAGAAG GTGGTGTTTCATAAGATGTCCCCCAATGAGACCCTGTTTCTGGagagcacaaacaaaatatACAAGGATGACATCTCCAGCAGCTCCTTTGTCAACTTCCAGATCTGGGATTTCCCAGGCCAAGTGGACTTCTTTGATCCCACCTTTGATTATGAGATGATCTTCAGAGGAACTGGAGCCTTGATATTTGTTATTGATGCACAG GATGACTATGTGGAGGCTCTTGGCAGACTTCACCTCACAGTGTCTCGGGCTTACAGAGTCAACCCTGAAATCAACTTTGAAGTGTTCATCCATAAAGTGGATGGCCTATCAGATGACCACAAGATAGAGACTCAGAGGGATATTCACCAGCGAGCTAATGATGACCTAGCTGATGCCAGTCTGGAGAAACTGCATCTTAg CTTCTATTTGACGAGTATCTATGACCACTCTATATTTGAGGCCTTCAGTAAAGTGGTGCAAAAGCTCATCCCTCAGTTGCCCACTCTGGAAAACCTGCTCAACATCTTTATTTCT AATTCAGGAATTGAGAAAGCCTTTCTGTTTGATGTGGTTAGTAAGATCTACATAGCCACAGACAGTTCGCCAGTGGACATGCAATCCTATGAGCTATGCTGTGATATGATCGATGTCGTGATTGACGTGTCGTGTATCTATGG ACTGAAGGAAGATGGCAGTGGCAGTGCATATGATAAGGAGTCAATGGCCATAATTAAACTTAATAACACCACCGTCCTCTATTTGAAAGAGGTCACAAAGTTCCTTGCCCTCGTCTGTATTCTTAGAGAAGAGAGCTTCGAGCGCAAAG GCTTGATAGACTACAATTTCCACTGTTTTCGGAAAGCAATTCATGAGGTATTTGAGGTGGGACTGTCTACACCAAGGATGGGTCTGCAGGCAGCTGGCACGCCATGCATGATGAAGACAGTCGCCCTGAATGGCACCCCCAGGAGCACTGTGTAA